In Verrucomicrobiota bacterium, the following proteins share a genomic window:
- a CDS encoding beta-L-arabinofuranosidase domain-containing protein, whose translation MLLLWVELAITAFAAEPSAATARTLAPEVKSYIVDHSHSPHARLRPLPFDAVQWTDGFWAERFRQLSQVTLEESWKLLADPAAGHVLDNFRCAAKPGSGQYAGTTWQDEWLYKWLEAAACVWRLNRDPALARRMDEAIALVAAAQQTDGYLSTMPLASQKPRFQSAQDHEIYNMGHLLTAGVIHHRMTGQDSLLNVARRAGDFLCANVGTTVKPYMAHNPSAIMGLVELSRLTGESKYLACAQLIVDKRGTEPKRQSLWAIQPGIDGTDFIQDRVPVRASTEVVGHNVFFAYLYTGAADLCAERDDPKLAAALARLWTDLSQRKMFINGGVSAHPIALSHNAPAVEAAGRSYELPNSDCYNETCGQIGVFMWGYRMLVNQPDAWFADIMEREMFNGILPCLGLDGRSWFYRAVLRRYDENYKPTGWTDMAQRGVPGRTDICCPSNLLRTMAQLAAYFYSRDEAGLWVHHYGGSKVTCQLTTPETFALEQITDYPWSGDVKLVIRQAPAKPVAVRLRVPGWAGNAKVAVNGKNVAKPQTEHGYLSLNQPWRTGDTITLSLPFEAQLIAADPRVETTRNQVAMMRGPVLYCVESPDLPAGIPVPDVHLASNAKFKPKTGLGGTELPLGAKLVTLQGSGLRREESAWTDLYRPLAESGLQPFELRLIPYFAWSNRGRSAMSVWIPVVLRTP comes from the coding sequence TTGTTGTTGCTCTGGGTTGAGCTTGCCATCACCGCGTTTGCCGCCGAACCCTCGGCGGCCACAGCTCGCACGCTTGCACCAGAAGTCAAATCGTATATTGTGGACCACAGTCACAGTCCGCACGCCCGGCTCAGGCCGCTGCCGTTCGATGCGGTCCAGTGGACGGACGGTTTCTGGGCGGAGCGCTTCCGCCAACTCAGTCAGGTCACGTTGGAGGAATCGTGGAAGCTTCTCGCGGATCCGGCTGCGGGCCATGTGCTTGATAATTTCCGTTGCGCTGCCAAGCCAGGTTCCGGCCAATACGCCGGCACCACCTGGCAGGACGAGTGGCTCTACAAATGGCTCGAAGCCGCCGCGTGTGTCTGGCGGCTCAATCGCGATCCAGCGCTGGCCCGGCGGATGGATGAAGCCATTGCGCTCGTTGCCGCCGCGCAGCAGACGGACGGCTATCTGTCCACCATGCCGTTGGCGTCGCAGAAGCCGCGATTTCAGAGCGCGCAGGACCACGAGATTTACAACATGGGGCACCTGCTCACCGCAGGCGTCATTCATCATCGCATGACCGGGCAGGACAGCCTGCTAAACGTCGCGCGACGAGCCGGCGATTTCCTCTGCGCCAATGTCGGCACCACGGTGAAGCCCTACATGGCGCACAATCCCTCGGCCATCATGGGGCTGGTCGAATTGTCGCGCCTGACCGGCGAATCAAAGTATCTCGCCTGCGCCCAGCTCATCGTGGACAAGCGTGGCACCGAGCCGAAGCGGCAGTCGCTTTGGGCGATTCAGCCTGGCATTGACGGCACGGACTTCATCCAGGACCGCGTGCCGGTGCGCGCTTCCACGGAAGTGGTCGGCCACAATGTGTTTTTCGCCTACCTCTACACCGGCGCGGCTGACCTCTGTGCGGAGCGCGACGACCCGAAACTGGCCGCCGCGCTGGCCCGGCTTTGGACGGATTTGAGCCAGCGGAAGATGTTCATTAACGGTGGCGTCAGTGCACATCCCATCGCGCTTTCGCACAATGCACCCGCGGTGGAGGCGGCGGGCCGGTCCTACGAATTGCCGAACAGCGATTGCTACAATGAGACCTGCGGTCAAATCGGCGTGTTCATGTGGGGTTACCGGATGCTGGTTAACCAGCCCGACGCTTGGTTTGCCGACATCATGGAACGCGAGATGTTCAACGGTATTCTTCCGTGCCTCGGGCTGGACGGCCGGAGCTGGTTCTACCGGGCAGTGCTGCGCCGCTACGACGAGAACTACAAGCCGACCGGTTGGACAGACATGGCACAACGCGGCGTGCCGGGACGGACGGACATCTGCTGTCCATCGAACCTCCTGCGCACGATGGCGCAGCTCGCCGCCTACTTCTACAGCCGCGATGAAGCCGGTCTTTGGGTGCATCACTACGGGGGAAGCAAGGTCACCTGCCAGCTCACCACCCCGGAGACGTTCGCCTTGGAACAAATCACCGACTATCCCTGGAGTGGCGACGTGAAGCTCGTCATCCGTCAGGCACCGGCGAAACCGGTGGCCGTGCGTTTGCGCGTGCCCGGTTGGGCCGGGAACGCAAAGGTCGCCGTGAACGGGAAGAATGTGGCCAAGCCGCAGACTGAACACGGTTATCTGTCGCTCAACCAGCCTTGGCGAACCGGGGACACCATCACGCTCTCGTTGCCGTTCGAGGCGCAACTTATCGCTGCCGACCCTCGCGTGGAGACCACGCGCAACCAAGTGGCCATGATGCGTGGCCCCGTGCTCTACTGTGTGGAGTCGCCCGACCTGCCGGCGGGCATCCCTGTGCCGGATGTCCATCTCGCCAGCAATGCCAAGTTCAAGCCGAAGACCGGTCTCGGAGGAACAGAACTTCCGCTCGGCGCGAAACTCGTGACACTGCAAGGCTCCGGCCTACGCCGTGAAGAGTCGGCTTGGACAGACCTGTATCGGCCCCTGGCGGAAAGTGGATTGCAACCGTTCGAACTGCGTCTGATTCCCTATTTCGCTTGGTCCAATCGCGGACGCTCCGCCATGAGCGTCTGGATCCCTGTGGTACTGAGAACGCCATGA
- a CDS encoding methyltransferase domain-containing protein, producing MKYYPMTSKSTFTFGRLVPSKIKSTIKRWLFLIAIKGNLYKCPVCGAGINAFNRLPDYFIKELDAHQYMYSILAEETLNVLSFECPLCGAYDRDRLCAIYYEELFRTLNPARTYQFIEFAPSRYLKQQVLKYPNLRYRSADLIRNDVDNQVNIVHMPNYADMSIDFFICSHVLEHVQNDRAAMSELFRILKPDGLGIIMVPILLTLNENYENPELTTEADRWRHFGQHDHVRIYSKTEFVKRLSEAGFKVSQLDVNHFGISVFQRHGIHPRSVLYVVSKTST from the coding sequence ATGAAATATTATCCAATGACTTCCAAAAGCACGTTCACATTTGGACGGTTGGTTCCTTCCAAGATCAAATCCACCATCAAACGCTGGTTGTTTTTGATCGCAATTAAAGGGAATCTCTACAAATGCCCCGTATGCGGCGCTGGTATAAATGCCTTCAATCGTCTGCCAGACTATTTTATAAAAGAGCTGGATGCACACCAATACATGTATTCCATTCTGGCAGAGGAAACCCTGAATGTTTTGTCATTTGAGTGTCCCCTCTGCGGCGCGTACGATCGGGATAGACTCTGTGCGATCTACTATGAGGAACTGTTCCGCACCTTGAATCCTGCAAGAACCTACCAGTTCATAGAATTTGCCCCGTCACGTTACCTCAAGCAACAGGTGCTAAAATATCCCAACCTAAGGTATCGTTCTGCTGATTTGATCCGAAATGATGTGGATAACCAGGTTAACATCGTCCACATGCCAAATTATGCTGATATGTCGATTGACTTCTTCATCTGTTCGCACGTTCTAGAGCACGTTCAGAATGACCGGGCTGCCATGAGCGAACTATTTCGCATCCTCAAGCCAGATGGACTGGGGATCATCATGGTTCCCATATTATTGACGCTCAATGAAAACTATGAAAACCCCGAACTGACAACGGAAGCGGATCGTTGGCGACATTTTGGACAGCACGATCATGTGCGGATTTACTCAAAAACAGAGTTTGTCAAACGATTATCCGAGGCAGGATTTAAGGTGTCACAACTGGACGTGAATCACTTTGGCATCTCAGTATTTCAACGGCACGGAATACACCCGCGATCCGTGTTGTATGTGGTGTCAAAAACCTCGACTTAA
- a CDS encoding DUF1080 domain-containing protein, with amino-acid sequence MKTLVLFITLSFCLTPFSARYTMAWGSEPTGVPSKQVTAHPHEGLAQAVALFNGENLAGWHIDVPKMDADASIESPFIIRNGMLICRASPRGHIITDKAYQDYRLQVEYRFPSTPGNSGVLVHASKLRAYNKMFPQSMEVQLWHGQAGDFYCIYENLTIPDMEARRGPKENWGISENKDRRLQKLKDAEKPAGEWNTMIIECLGQEIKVWLNDELVNYGYDCTAVKGQIALQAEGAEIEFRKVTLAPIAKLTKTSQGLFHDDFKHRLADGWSWLREDQQAWRVMERGLEVRVQPGNMWGKANDARNVLVRPLPKASAAPLEISVVFSNAPTARWEQADLVWFYDKGNMIKLGQELVADRLTVVMGREENDRPRTIAIVPLDDYTVALRLQVVSNLVRGQFRTRYWPQWRDVGECDLPVKGLPQETEPKASLQFYNGPTNAEHWIKANDFAVRSLPAAADWPRAKIEEQTFQPGVGALSRRETRIALAQGFTLVSGADGEQPPGPVPQFDQTIHRHTDGSCGWTWNRSNPASKTVTMQGIEFCPLEFPLFTADLKDFKAELDIVSRLDIDRGDHTAAMGIRLASSPEPKAPSRQEILIWFDWYGKDWSAFAFSDGQRDYAFDAGASSDGRIVYRLQGLRGAPPKVNIKTLIDNALKRANLNPHATWVSSVWIGNQVWNVSQGSALANTVDFVVNGKRHSGLPRKQ; translated from the coding sequence ATGAAAACCCTGGTCCTATTCATCACCCTATCATTCTGCCTGACACCATTTTCCGCGCGATACACGATGGCTTGGGGAAGCGAACCCACAGGCGTTCCATCAAAACAAGTTACCGCGCATCCACATGAAGGACTGGCTCAAGCCGTCGCTCTCTTTAATGGAGAGAACCTCGCCGGCTGGCATATTGATGTGCCCAAAATGGATGCCGACGCTTCCATAGAAAGCCCTTTCATCATTCGCAACGGGATGCTTATCTGCCGGGCAAGTCCAAGGGGCCATATCATCACCGACAAAGCATATCAGGATTACCGGCTTCAGGTTGAATATCGGTTTCCTTCAACCCCGGGGAATAGCGGTGTGCTGGTCCATGCTTCCAAGCTACGCGCTTATAACAAAATGTTTCCGCAGTCTATGGAAGTTCAATTGTGGCATGGGCAGGCGGGGGATTTCTACTGCATCTATGAGAACCTCACCATCCCCGACATGGAAGCCCGACGCGGGCCGAAGGAAAACTGGGGCATTTCTGAAAACAAAGACCGGCGATTGCAAAAGCTCAAGGATGCCGAAAAGCCGGCCGGAGAATGGAACACCATGATCATCGAATGCCTGGGCCAAGAAATCAAAGTCTGGCTGAACGATGAGCTGGTCAATTACGGGTATGACTGCACGGCGGTAAAGGGACAGATTGCTTTGCAGGCTGAAGGGGCGGAAATCGAATTCCGGAAAGTCACGTTGGCACCCATTGCGAAGCTCACCAAAACGTCGCAAGGCCTGTTCCACGACGACTTCAAGCACAGACTGGCCGACGGTTGGTCCTGGCTGCGCGAAGATCAGCAAGCGTGGCGGGTCATGGAACGCGGTCTCGAAGTGCGCGTTCAGCCGGGCAACATGTGGGGCAAAGCGAACGACGCCCGAAACGTGCTGGTGCGCCCCCTGCCGAAAGCTTCTGCGGCGCCCCTGGAGATTTCCGTGGTTTTCAGCAATGCCCCGACCGCCCGCTGGGAGCAGGCCGACCTGGTCTGGTTCTATGACAAAGGCAACATGATCAAGCTCGGCCAGGAGCTGGTCGCCGACCGGCTGACCGTGGTGATGGGGCGCGAGGAAAATGATCGCCCGCGCACCATTGCCATCGTGCCACTGGATGATTACACCGTGGCCTTGCGCTTGCAGGTGGTAAGCAACCTGGTGCGCGGCCAGTTTCGCACCCGGTATTGGCCACAATGGCGGGATGTCGGAGAATGCGATCTGCCGGTTAAAGGTTTGCCCCAGGAAACCGAACCCAAGGCCAGCCTGCAATTCTACAACGGCCCGACCAACGCGGAGCATTGGATCAAGGCCAACGACTTCGCCGTGCGCAGCCTGCCCGCCGCCGCCGACTGGCCGCGAGCTAAAATCGAGGAACAAACCTTCCAGCCTGGAGTCGGCGCGTTGTCCCGGCGCGAGACGCGCATCGCTTTGGCGCAGGGCTTCACGCTTGTGAGTGGAGCAGATGGGGAACAGCCCCCCGGTCCGGTTCCCCAATTTGACCAAACCATTCATCGGCACACCGACGGCAGTTGCGGTTGGACCTGGAACCGTAGTAATCCGGCCAGCAAAACCGTGACCATGCAGGGCATCGAGTTTTGTCCGCTCGAGTTTCCGTTGTTCACCGCCGACCTCAAAGACTTCAAGGCGGAACTCGATATTGTCTCGCGCTTGGATATTGACCGGGGCGATCACACGGCAGCGATGGGCATCCGCTTGGCTTCCAGTCCTGAGCCTAAGGCGCCTTCCCGGCAGGAGATTCTGATTTGGTTTGATTGGTACGGCAAAGACTGGTCCGCCTTCGCGTTCAGTGATGGACAGCGGGATTACGCATTCGATGCGGGAGCTTCCAGCGACGGGCGCATAGTCTATCGCCTCCAAGGGCTGCGCGGCGCTCCGCCCAAAGTGAACATCAAGACCTTGATCGACAATGCACTTAAGCGGGCAAACTTGAATCCGCACGCGACTTGGGTTTCCAGCGTCTGGATCGGCAACCAGGTTTGGAACGTATCGCAAGGCTCCGCGCTGGCAAACACCGTGGATTTTGTGGTAAACGGCAAACGTCATTCCGGCCTGCCACGGAAACAATGA
- a CDS encoding glycosyl hydrolase family 28-related protein, with the protein MKYLLAGSIGYGLAVACLQPLAAAPAKQPVLDDTYLRYVSPTVKGPFPDLVNLEIPGALEDQRLATLGYVDVTKSPFNADPTGKKDSTSALQAAANFARDHQMVCFFPSGDYRISDTLSCIQQLYRRSNGRVLGGHLFPNLLVGSRAGAQRPRLILAPRSVGFSDPQKPKYTVYFWARGYLNPTTAGRVGDGLGPETEQPNISMNQMLVNLDIVIGEGNPGAIALRHQAAEGSAIEDCTIDATHGLIGIQGGIGSGGSSAGVTIIGGRIGLDFTGYMSGTQPTPVITGFTLRGQTEAAIRSTSRQTLVAAGLRIIADRSVGPLIQVGENLSANQGQLTLVDGEIVFEGETLQKPNRVAVASDCGVYLNNVYVRNATKVVRDAKQKVELAGNPNGWLRVEAYAHTSSPRPNQGVEYRYPVYADGQRIPEWRRVEPDKTPPDGLQARHLWRPDFPNFESKNAANVKSAPYHAKGDGVADDTDALQRAIDQSEIVMLPKGCYRISRTLELKPRTKLIGAGQHLSFVVATATGAFADSKKPAPLVRTADTAEAETILAFLGLFAARDIAGAQALHWRSGGRSVFRGVEIQEQSIYGFAPRPRNDRASEEPRTQPPVLITGHGGGNWYNYRGARLVVDGAQGPLHFYQFSPQQVTSELRSARQVSIFGTKYEGNKPMLAVSDCDQIRCFGHGGNGKGRATASLFIFERTPNFLFANGVDGPTKVGSKSLSHPEGSTDPNEWHLLIERGANGTEFKLPPLERPVLYQRGAPAEHAP; encoded by the coding sequence ATGAAATACCTCCTGGCAGGTTCCATTGGTTATGGGTTGGCCGTCGCGTGTCTCCAGCCCTTGGCAGCTGCTCCAGCAAAGCAACCCGTGCTGGATGACACGTACCTGCGCTATGTATCGCCCACGGTCAAAGGACCGTTTCCTGATCTGGTGAACCTGGAAATTCCAGGGGCGCTTGAAGATCAACGCCTGGCAACCTTGGGGTACGTGGATGTGACCAAAAGCCCGTTCAATGCCGATCCCACCGGTAAAAAGGATTCCACCAGCGCACTGCAAGCGGCGGCCAACTTCGCCCGGGATCATCAAATGGTGTGTTTCTTCCCGTCGGGCGATTACCGCATTTCGGATACACTGAGTTGCATTCAGCAGCTTTACCGTCGTTCAAATGGACGCGTTCTGGGCGGCCACCTGTTCCCCAACCTGCTGGTCGGTTCCCGCGCTGGCGCGCAGCGTCCCCGGCTCATTCTGGCCCCGCGCTCGGTTGGATTCAGCGATCCGCAAAAGCCCAAATACACCGTCTATTTCTGGGCTCGCGGCTATCTGAATCCAACGACCGCCGGACGGGTGGGCGATGGCTTGGGGCCGGAAACCGAACAGCCCAACATCTCCATGAACCAGATGCTGGTGAATCTAGACATCGTCATCGGCGAAGGGAATCCGGGGGCGATTGCATTGCGGCACCAGGCTGCGGAAGGTTCCGCCATCGAAGATTGCACGATTGACGCAACGCATGGCCTGATCGGCATTCAGGGAGGGATTGGATCAGGGGGCAGCAGCGCGGGCGTCACCATCATCGGCGGGCGCATTGGGCTCGACTTCACAGGGTATATGTCCGGAACCCAGCCAACGCCTGTCATCACTGGCTTTACGTTACGTGGACAAACCGAAGCCGCCATCCGCAGCACCAGCCGTCAGACGCTGGTGGCGGCAGGCCTGCGCATCATTGCCGACCGCAGTGTCGGCCCCTTGATTCAAGTGGGAGAAAATTTGAGTGCCAATCAGGGGCAACTCACTCTGGTGGATGGCGAAATCGTCTTTGAGGGTGAGACACTGCAAAAACCAAATCGGGTAGCGGTAGCATCGGATTGTGGCGTGTATCTGAACAATGTGTATGTGCGTAACGCCACCAAGGTGGTCCGGGACGCCAAACAAAAGGTGGAGTTGGCCGGCAATCCGAATGGCTGGCTACGAGTCGAGGCGTATGCGCATACTTCCAGCCCGCGCCCAAACCAGGGTGTGGAATATCGCTATCCAGTCTATGCCGATGGCCAACGAATACCGGAGTGGCGCCGCGTTGAACCGGACAAGACGCCACCCGACGGTTTGCAGGCACGACACCTGTGGAGACCGGACTTTCCCAACTTTGAATCCAAGAACGCCGCCAACGTGAAAAGCGCACCGTATCATGCCAAAGGCGATGGGGTGGCGGATGACACCGACGCGCTGCAACGGGCAATTGATCAGAGTGAAATTGTCATGCTTCCCAAGGGCTGTTATCGCATCAGCCGGACCTTGGAATTAAAGCCGCGCACCAAGCTTATCGGTGCCGGACAACATCTATCCTTCGTAGTGGCCACCGCCACAGGGGCGTTTGCTGATAGCAAAAAGCCGGCTCCGTTGGTCCGTACCGCCGACACGGCGGAGGCGGAGACCATCCTCGCGTTTCTCGGTCTCTTTGCGGCGCGGGATATCGCAGGCGCACAAGCGCTCCACTGGCGTTCCGGAGGGCGCTCGGTGTTTCGCGGCGTGGAGATTCAGGAACAGTCCATTTACGGGTTTGCACCGCGGCCACGCAACGACCGCGCATCCGAGGAACCCCGAACCCAACCGCCGGTGCTGATTACCGGCCATGGCGGGGGTAACTGGTATAATTACCGGGGTGCCCGCCTGGTTGTGGATGGCGCACAAGGACCACTCCACTTCTATCAATTCAGCCCGCAACAGGTGACCAGCGAGCTGCGGAGTGCGCGCCAGGTCTCCATCTTCGGCACCAAATACGAAGGCAATAAACCCATGCTGGCAGTGAGCGATTGCGATCAGATTCGCTGCTTTGGCCATGGTGGCAATGGCAAAGGACGCGCGACAGCTTCCCTGTTCATCTTTGAGCGCACGCCGAATTTTCTTTTTGCAAACGGTGTGGATGGCCCCACCAAAGTCGGCTCGAAATCATTGAGTCATCCCGAAGGCAGCACCGACCCGAATGAGTGGCACCTGCTCATCGAGCGGGGCGCGAACGGAACGGAATTCAAACTGCCACCATTGGAGCGACCGGTTTTGTACCAGCGCGGCGCGCCGGCAGAACATGCCCCATGA
- a CDS encoding BNR repeat-containing protein: MYSFFIIFLSHFHKLSNRIGLVWWTSTVIFLTGDLRADAATLLGDAILEPEALNFARGTYGTCINGQTFQIDAVASLKGWQYGTWFDAKGRLCVGRRQLPVGVWQRLAFDDYRITHTDVHNVAVLGLCPADGTIHLAFDHHGSPLHYRVSRPGTITAPAQADWSPSLFSPVTAELVKGHALNALTYPEFFATPDGRLQLYYRIGGSGNGDSHLAEYNPGKGGWTVKGVFVSSNGTYEGSRARNAYHNGFDYGPKGRLHTTWVWREMLDNGQWGLLNCHGLQYAFSDDDGQTWYNNALEKIGVVKQDPVHLESTKIMVKPLAYRWGIMNQVTQIVDGRDRVHVVMWQNPPGAPAGSKDMNTWRYTHYWRDEKGQWHEQQLPFFGRKPFLLADAEDNLVLVYTKPANLEYHGADVGGPLHIATASAKREWNDWNDVYSSANSFVGEPRVDKYRWQKERVLSVYTQEAPLKPGQPSRLHVLDFKP; encoded by the coding sequence ATGTATAGTTTTTTTATAATTTTTCTAAGTCATTTCCATAAATTAAGTAACCGGATTGGATTAGTCTGGTGGACTTCTACCGTTATTTTTCTCACTGGAGACCTTCGAGCTGATGCTGCAACTTTACTTGGCGATGCGATTCTTGAGCCGGAAGCGCTGAATTTTGCGCGCGGCACCTACGGCACCTGCATCAACGGCCAGACCTTTCAGATTGATGCCGTGGCGTCGTTAAAGGGATGGCAGTATGGAACGTGGTTCGACGCCAAGGGCCGGCTCTGTGTCGGACGGCGGCAATTACCTGTGGGAGTGTGGCAACGCCTGGCATTTGATGATTATCGAATCACCCATACGGATGTGCATAATGTTGCCGTGCTGGGCCTGTGTCCTGCTGATGGCACGATACACCTGGCGTTTGATCATCATGGCAGCCCGTTGCATTATCGCGTGTCGCGTCCCGGTACAATCACGGCACCGGCGCAGGCGGATTGGTCCCCCTCTTTGTTCAGTCCCGTTACCGCGGAACTGGTCAAGGGCCACGCCTTGAATGCGTTGACGTACCCTGAATTCTTCGCCACGCCCGATGGGCGGCTGCAACTCTACTATCGCATCGGCGGAAGCGGCAACGGCGACAGTCATCTGGCGGAATACAACCCTGGCAAGGGCGGCTGGACGGTGAAGGGCGTGTTCGTCAGCAGTAATGGCACCTACGAAGGCAGTCGTGCGCGCAATGCGTATCACAACGGCTTTGATTACGGTCCGAAGGGCCGTCTGCACACGACGTGGGTTTGGCGCGAAATGCTCGATAATGGGCAATGGGGGCTGTTGAATTGTCATGGGCTGCAGTACGCCTTCAGTGATGACGATGGCCAGACGTGGTATAATAACGCGCTGGAAAAAATCGGGGTGGTTAAACAGGATCCCGTGCATCTCGAATCCACCAAAATCATGGTCAAACCGTTGGCCTACCGGTGGGGGATCATGAACCAGGTGACCCAAATTGTGGATGGGCGCGACCGTGTTCATGTGGTGATGTGGCAAAACCCACCCGGAGCGCCCGCTGGTTCCAAGGACATGAATACCTGGCGCTACACCCATTATTGGCGGGATGAAAAAGGCCAATGGCATGAGCAGCAACTGCCGTTTTTTGGGCGCAAGCCATTCCTGCTGGCCGATGCCGAAGACAACCTGGTGCTCGTCTATACCAAACCAGCCAACCTGGAGTATCATGGGGCGGATGTCGGCGGGCCATTGCATATTGCCACGGCCTCAGCGAAACGGGAATGGAACGATTGGAACGACGTGTATTCATCCGCAAACTCGTTTGTGGGGGAACCGCGGGTGGACAAGTATCGCTGGCAGAAGGAGCGGGTATTGTCGGTGTACACCCAGGAAGCACCGTTGAAACCCGGGCAGCCCAGCCGGCTCCATGTGCTGGATTTCAAACCGTGA
- a CDS encoding Gfo/Idh/MocA family oxidoreductase: protein MNSNLTNACPPNRRRFLKSILVAGVAPTCVPARVLGADGQTSPSGKINVGVIGVGAQGTSDMRGFLAQKDVRVTAICDVNQRNLANARKLIAEAYGQDQVKEYPDFRDLNADPSIDAVLMALPFHWHSIPALDAIGHGKHIYHEKPMALSFEESRRVRAAVRKHGVVFQFGTQQRSETKFRWACELALNGRLGKIKEIRVAAPGGIESPQWPEQPVPDHVDWNRWVGPAAPTTFHEAKLKRPNHENMTNFSRGMISCWGIHHMDIAQWGNGTDDTGPVSIQGTGEFPKEGSCDAILRWNVRMEYAKAAPVTFVNEGTPGFEHGIRFIGESAWVHVRRGDIRASAETLLSDPQNQCGVMPLKLPVSSHHTRNFLDAIKTRTRPICDVATAVRSDTVCQLALIAVKLGRKLQWDPQAERFLKDEAANAMLQPRPFRGEWKLPEVG, encoded by the coding sequence ATGAACTCAAATCTTACCAACGCTTGCCCGCCCAACCGGCGCCGCTTCCTCAAATCCATCTTGGTCGCAGGCGTGGCACCCACGTGTGTTCCGGCGCGCGTGCTGGGGGCGGATGGCCAGACATCCCCGTCTGGCAAAATCAATGTGGGCGTGATCGGCGTGGGCGCGCAGGGCACGAGTGATATGCGCGGATTCCTCGCTCAAAAGGACGTCCGCGTCACGGCGATATGCGATGTCAACCAGCGCAACCTGGCCAATGCGCGGAAACTCATCGCCGAAGCCTATGGCCAGGATCAGGTCAAGGAATACCCGGACTTTCGCGACTTGAACGCCGATCCCTCCATTGATGCCGTGCTCATGGCGCTGCCCTTCCATTGGCATAGCATTCCCGCGCTGGATGCCATTGGCCATGGCAAACATATTTACCATGAGAAGCCCATGGCACTGTCGTTCGAGGAGTCGCGGCGAGTGCGCGCGGCGGTGCGCAAGCACGGGGTAGTGTTCCAGTTTGGCACCCAGCAACGATCAGAAACCAAGTTCCGCTGGGCCTGCGAACTGGCGTTGAATGGGCGGTTGGGAAAAATCAAAGAAATCCGGGTGGCGGCGCCGGGAGGCATCGAAAGCCCGCAGTGGCCGGAACAGCCGGTGCCGGACCATGTGGATTGGAACCGCTGGGTGGGTCCGGCAGCACCAACGACATTCCACGAAGCCAAACTCAAGCGCCCCAACCACGAGAACATGACGAATTTCTCCCGGGGCATGATCTCCTGCTGGGGCATTCACCACATGGACATCGCGCAATGGGGCAATGGCACCGATGACACGGGCCCTGTCTCCATCCAAGGCACGGGCGAATTTCCCAAGGAAGGCAGTTGTGACGCCATCCTGAGGTGGAACGTGCGGATGGAATATGCCAAGGCCGCGCCGGTCACTTTCGTTAATGAAGGCACGCCGGGCTTCGAGCACGGTATCCGGTTCATTGGTGAATCGGCCTGGGTACACGTGCGGCGCGGTGACATCAGGGCCTCGGCGGAAACCCTGCTGAGCGACCCGCAGAACCAATGCGGCGTCATGCCCCTCAAGCTGCCCGTGAGTTCCCATCACACCCGCAATTTCCTGGATGCCATCAAAACCCGCACTCGGCCCATCTGCGACGTCGCAACCGCCGTGCGCTCGGACACCGTGTGCCAGCTTGCGTTGATCGCCGTGAAACTGGGGCGCAAACTCCAGTGGGATCCTCAGGCCGAACGCTTCCTAAAAGACGAAGCGGCCAATGCCATGCTCCAGCCGCGCCCCTTCCGCGGCGAGTGGAAACTGCCGGAAGTGGGTTAA
- a CDS encoding type II toxin-antitoxin system RelE/ParE family toxin — protein sequence MKAVFTQRAAAQLSEIQAYIAKDDPAAAERVVTAILDTADFLAESPDIGRHVRKPTDPTYHYRFHVVSSYRNYLVFYRPFPWGIRVVKVMAAAQDWTRFFQA from the coding sequence ATGAAGGCCGTTTTTACGCAACGGGCGGCAGCGCAACTGTCCGAGATTCAAGCCTACATTGCCAAAGACGATCCGGCTGCCGCCGAGCGGGTGGTGACGGCCATTCTTGACACAGCGGATTTCTTGGCCGAGTCTCCGGATATTGGCCGGCATGTCCGCAAGCCAACCGATCCAACTTATCATTACCGGTTTCATGTGGTATCTTCCTATCGGAATTACTTGGTATTCTATCGCCCATTCCCTTGGGGCATTCGCGTCGTGAAGGTGATGGCCGCCGCCCAGGATTGGACCCGATTTTTCCAAGCTTGA